One stretch of Thermococcus sp. M36 DNA includes these proteins:
- a CDS encoding hydrogenase maturation protease has protein sequence MRTLILALGNELMRDDGVGLKAGRMLIERGCNVLEVGTDIFRLSSHYKGEERLIIIDAILSEKFQPGEIVHLKGEEVFEKMKGEIRSAHFMGAIDGLKLLMALDERLSKADIHFIGVVAKEIDLGMELSEEVEKALPEVVRLVEELCKN, from the coding sequence ATGAGAACCCTTATCCTTGCCCTCGGCAACGAGCTCATGAGAGACGATGGAGTCGGCCTCAAAGCCGGAAGAATGCTCATCGAGAGGGGATGCAACGTCCTTGAGGTAGGCACTGACATCTTCAGGCTTTCGAGCCACTACAAGGGGGAGGAGAGGCTGATAATCATCGACGCTATTCTGAGCGAGAAGTTCCAGCCGGGTGAAATAGTCCATCTGAAGGGTGAGGAGGTCTTCGAGAAGATGAAGGGGGAGATAAGGAGTGCCCACTTCATGGGGGCGATAGACGGCCTTAAGCTCCTGATGGCGCTGGACGAGCGCCTCTCCAAAGCGGATATCCACTTCATCGGCGTCGTTGCGAAGGAGATAGACCTCGGAATGGAGCTCAGCGAGGAAGTCGAGAAGGCCTTACCAGAGGTCGTTAGGCTTGTTGAAGAACTCTGCAAAAATTGA
- the lonB gene encoding ATP-dependent protease LonB, protein MGDEEKVGEALAPREYGESLELGLEFTTTEEIEVPEKLIDQVIGQEHAVEVIRTAAAQKRHVLLIGEPGTGKSMLGQAMAELLPTESLEDILVFPNPEDENMPKIKTVPACQGRRIVEKYREKAKSQESIKSYMLLFVMLTVMLALFMEFSASTLLLGVFVIIITIMALGNMRFRNSVLVPKLLVDNCGRNKAPFIDATGAHAGALLGDVRHDPFQSGGLGTPAHERVEPGMIHRAHRGVLFIDEIATLSLKMQQSLLTAMQEKKFPITGQSEMSSGAMVRTEPVPCDFVLVAAGNLDTIEKMHPALRSRIRGYGYEVYMRTTMPDTLENRRKLIQFVAQEVKRDGKIPHFTRDAVEEIVREAQKRAGRKGHLTLRLRDLGGIVRAAGDIAVKKGKKYVEREDVLEAIKMAKPLEKQLADWYIERKKEYQVIKTEGSEIGRVNGLAVIGEQSGIVLPIEAVVAPAASKEEGKIIVTGKLGEIAKEAVQNVSAIIKRYKGEDISRYDIHVQFLQTYEGVEGDSASISVATAVISALEGIPIRQDVAMTGSLSVRGEVLPIGGATPKIEAAIEAGIKTVIIPKANEKDVFLSRDKAERIQIYPVETIDEVLEIALEESEKKRELLRRIREALPLSL, encoded by the coding sequence ATGGGGGACGAAGAAAAGGTTGGAGAGGCACTGGCCCCCAGGGAATACGGCGAGAGCCTTGAACTTGGCCTTGAGTTCACCACCACAGAGGAGATAGAGGTTCCTGAGAAGCTCATAGACCAGGTCATCGGGCAGGAGCACGCGGTCGAGGTTATTAGAACAGCCGCAGCCCAGAAAAGGCATGTACTCCTTATAGGAGAGCCAGGAACCGGTAAGTCCATGCTGGGCCAGGCCATGGCGGAGTTGCTTCCAACGGAAAGCCTAGAAGACATACTTGTCTTCCCCAACCCGGAAGACGAGAACATGCCCAAGATAAAGACCGTCCCCGCCTGTCAGGGCAGGAGGATAGTCGAAAAGTACCGTGAGAAGGCCAAGAGCCAGGAGAGCATAAAATCGTACATGCTCCTGTTCGTTATGCTTACTGTCATGCTTGCCCTGTTCATGGAGTTCAGTGCCTCAACACTCCTCCTTGGGGTCTTTGTCATCATAATCACCATAATGGCCCTCGGAAACATGCGCTTTAGAAATTCCGTCCTCGTCCCCAAGCTCCTTGTGGATAACTGCGGGAGAAACAAGGCACCTTTCATAGATGCTACCGGAGCCCATGCCGGCGCGCTCCTCGGAGACGTTAGGCACGATCCCTTCCAGAGCGGTGGCCTTGGGACACCTGCCCATGAACGCGTCGAGCCGGGTATGATACACCGCGCCCACAGAGGCGTCCTGTTCATAGATGAGATAGCAACGCTGAGCCTCAAGATGCAGCAGAGCCTGCTCACCGCCATGCAGGAGAAGAAGTTCCCGATAACAGGTCAGAGCGAGATGTCCAGCGGCGCGATGGTCAGGACCGAGCCGGTTCCGTGCGACTTCGTCCTCGTCGCGGCCGGAAACCTCGATACCATAGAAAAAATGCATCCCGCCCTTCGCTCCCGTATAAGGGGATACGGTTACGAGGTCTACATGCGTACCACGATGCCTGACACTCTAGAAAACAGACGCAAGCTCATCCAGTTCGTCGCCCAGGAGGTAAAGCGCGACGGTAAGATTCCGCACTTCACGCGCGACGCCGTTGAAGAAATCGTCAGGGAGGCACAGAAGCGCGCGGGCAGAAAGGGGCACTTAACGTTGCGCCTCCGTGACCTCGGCGGTATCGTCCGCGCCGCCGGCGACATAGCGGTCAAGAAGGGCAAGAAGTACGTGGAGCGCGAGGACGTCCTTGAGGCAATAAAGATGGCCAAGCCGCTCGAAAAGCAGCTCGCCGACTGGTACATAGAGCGCAAGAAGGAGTACCAGGTCATCAAGACCGAGGGAAGTGAAATAGGCCGTGTCAACGGACTCGCCGTAATCGGTGAACAGAGCGGTATAGTGCTCCCGATTGAGGCGGTAGTTGCTCCCGCCGCCAGCAAGGAGGAGGGCAAGATTATAGTCACAGGAAAGCTCGGAGAGATAGCCAAGGAGGCCGTCCAGAACGTCTCGGCAATAATCAAGCGCTACAAGGGGGAGGACATAAGCCGCTACGACATCCACGTCCAGTTCCTCCAGACCTACGAGGGTGTTGAGGGCGATTCGGCGAGCATAAGCGTTGCAACGGCGGTCATCTCGGCCCTTGAGGGAATACCGATAAGGCAGGACGTGGCCATGACAGGCTCGCTGAGCGTCCGGGGCGAAGTGCTCCCAATAGGCGGGGCAACTCCAAAGATAGAGGCGGCGATAGAGGCGGGCATAAAGACCGTCATAATACCCAAGGCCAACGAGAAGGACGTCTTCCTCAGCAGGGACAAGGCGGAGAGGATTCAGATATACCCGGTCGAGACCATAGACGAGGTGCTTGAGATAGCCCTTGAGGAGAGCGAGAAGAAGAGGGAGCTCCTCAGGCGCATAAGGGAAGCCCTCCCGCTTTCCCTCTGA
- a CDS encoding DUF2666 family protein: MRVEDQIVFTAHHGSWKVADRLIDMDDEKVAHFIASIANTVNAKIPEYLTEVMNVAGIMSLAEELARKDLGDAVVALKSPGTARKLGQLVFEKDKKLKKLLTDVAKALLVREVLSKKVPVDYPEERLSEVRIVFPYNEDHVNFTAFHLSADPPWRAVRRLIIDEKTPMADVARLLASINESITLKLPVYAGIDVKGIDAWFGEFKKVKKAEIPAVVEKYRHFPAENYAPGHFVEHARVYALRKALEKIGLPLDVPAKSLEKYLEKK; the protein is encoded by the coding sequence ATGAGGGTAGAGGATCAGATAGTGTTTACGGCCCATCACGGGAGCTGGAAGGTGGCGGACCGGCTCATCGACATGGACGACGAGAAGGTGGCGCACTTCATAGCGAGCATAGCCAACACGGTCAACGCTAAGATACCCGAGTACCTCACGGAGGTAATGAACGTCGCGGGCATAATGAGCCTCGCGGAGGAGCTGGCCAGGAAAGACCTGGGCGATGCGGTTGTCGCGCTCAAATCACCCGGGACTGCCAGAAAGCTTGGCCAGCTCGTCTTCGAGAAAGACAAAAAGCTCAAAAAACTGCTTACAGACGTCGCCAAGGCGCTCCTTGTCAGGGAGGTTCTCTCGAAGAAGGTGCCCGTGGACTACCCGGAGGAACGCCTCAGTGAGGTCAGGATAGTGTTCCCGTACAACGAGGACCACGTGAACTTCACGGCCTTCCACCTCAGCGCCGATCCCCCATGGAGAGCAGTGAGAAGGCTCATAATTGACGAAAAGACTCCCATGGCGGACGTCGCAAGGCTCCTCGCGAGCATAAACGAGAGCATCACCCTCAAGCTGCCCGTCTACGCGGGCATAGACGTCAAGGGCATCGACGCCTGGTTCGGCGAGTTCAAGAAGGTTAAAAAGGCGGAGATTCCTGCCGTCGTTGAGAAGTACAGGCACTTCCCCGCGGAGAACTACGCGCCGGGGCACTTCGTTGAGCACGCCAGGGTCTACGCCCTTAGGAAAGCCCTTGAGAAGATAGGCCTGCCCCTCGACGTCCCGGCCAAGAGCCTTGAAAAGTACCTTGAAAAGAAGTGA
- a CDS encoding RidA family protein yields MKKDVVFTEKAPKPIGPYSQGVIAEGRLLFISGQIPINPETGELVTGSIEEQAEQSIKNLIEVVKAAGGSAENIVKVTVHITDMSAYARFNEVYERYFSTSKPARAVVEVSNLPKGVAVEIEAIAVL; encoded by the coding sequence ATGAAGAAGGATGTGGTTTTCACGGAAAAGGCCCCGAAGCCCATAGGCCCCTACAGCCAGGGGGTCATAGCCGAGGGAAGGCTTCTCTTCATCTCCGGCCAGATACCCATAAACCCCGAAACCGGTGAGCTGGTCACCGGGTCGATTGAGGAGCAGGCAGAGCAGTCGATTAAAAACCTCATAGAGGTCGTTAAAGCGGCAGGCGGAAGCGCTGAGAACATCGTGAAGGTTACTGTCCACATCACGGACATGAGCGCGTACGCCAGGTTCAACGAGGTCTACGAGAGGTATTTCTCGACATCAAAGCCCGCCAGAGCAGTCGTAGAAGTCTCCAACCTGCCCAAGGGCGTTGCCGTCGAGATAGAGGCCATAGCGGTCCTCTGA
- a CDS encoding Mov34/MPN/PAD-1 family protein, with translation MESVRIRRELLEYLIELAREFYPNEFAGFLRERDGVFEEVLIAPNPHFGRGSVFFNTWMLPYDESIKGTVHSHPGPNPRPSRADLEFFSKFGGVHVIIAYPFTEESVRAYRSDGSPMRMEIVD, from the coding sequence ATGGAATCCGTCAGGATCAGGCGTGAGCTCCTTGAATACCTCATAGAACTCGCCCGCGAGTTCTATCCGAACGAGTTCGCCGGCTTTCTGAGGGAGAGGGACGGTGTCTTTGAGGAGGTTCTCATAGCCCCAAACCCTCACTTTGGGAGAGGCTCCGTATTTTTCAACACGTGGATGCTCCCCTACGACGAGAGCATAAAGGGGACGGTACACTCTCACCCCGGCCCGAACCCAAGGCCTTCCCGTGCCGACCTGGAGTTCTTTTCCAAGTTCGGAGGTGTTCACGTAATAATCGCCTATCCTTTCACCGAGGAGAGCGTGCGGGCATACCGGAGCGATGGAAGCCCTATGAGGATGGAAATCGTGGATTGA
- a CDS encoding helix-turn-helix transcriptional regulator produces the protein MKVRDVLGELTERQRKTVVQCAELCGIPDLDAEVDESIDGDTINFVKAISNPLRMRILKLLKDNWLCVCLISKILDQDQTLISHHLRTLKSLGLILERKEGKMHFYRTNTEALEGYLERLRRELV, from the coding sequence ATGAAAGTGAGAGACGTTCTGGGGGAGTTGACCGAAAGGCAGAGAAAGACCGTCGTGCAGTGTGCAGAGCTCTGCGGGATACCCGACCTCGACGCGGAGGTGGACGAAAGTATTGACGGGGACACGATCAATTTCGTCAAGGCCATCTCGAACCCGCTGCGCATGAGGATCCTGAAGCTCCTGAAGGACAACTGGCTCTGCGTGTGCCTAATCTCGAAGATACTCGATCAGGATCAGACTCTGATAAGCCACCACCTCAGAACCCTCAAGTCCCTGGGCCTTATACTGGAGAGGAAGGAGGGGAAGATGCACTTCTACAGAACCAACACAGAGGCCCTTGAGGGGTACCTTGAAAGACTGCGTAGGGAGCTGGTGTGA
- a CDS encoding nucleotide pyrophosphohydrolase: MDDLQRKVDGVIKMLGGYWSPLAMLAALTEEVGELADEMLKMEGIKGKASPEGLREEIGDVMFALICIANHYGVDLSGALDDTLRKYRTRDINSRIK, from the coding sequence ATGGACGACCTGCAGAGAAAGGTTGACGGGGTAATCAAGATGCTTGGGGGCTACTGGAGCCCCCTCGCGATGCTGGCAGCTCTAACGGAGGAGGTCGGGGAGCTGGCAGATGAGATGCTTAAGATGGAGGGGATAAAGGGTAAGGCCTCCCCGGAGGGGCTTAGGGAAGAGATAGGCGACGTCATGTTCGCCCTCATATGCATAGCCAACCACTACGGTGTGGATCTTTCCGGAGCCTTAGACGACACCCTGAGGAAGTACCGGACCAGGGATATTAACAGTCGGATAAAATAA
- a CDS encoding Lrp/AsnC family transcriptional regulator, giving the protein MSNKITDIDMRIMKLLSKNARLTYKELAEILGTTRQRISRRTDKLERNGVILKYTVIPNYDVLGYVHVILGITVKPSVDLDEVLNVLKEDENIKIIQRSLGSHSLVLHIVGPKDMKELEKIISEVSKKIPGIDKLDITFVTETVKFEVL; this is encoded by the coding sequence ATGAGCAATAAAATAACAGACATTGATATGAGGATTATGAAGCTGCTTTCAAAGAACGCCCGGCTTACCTATAAGGAGCTTGCTGAAATCCTCGGGACGACCAGGCAGAGGATTTCCAGGAGGACGGACAAGCTTGAGAGGAACGGCGTGATCCTCAAATACACAGTCATCCCGAACTATGACGTCCTGGGGTACGTCCATGTTATCCTCGGGATAACCGTTAAGCCCTCCGTCGACCTCGATGAGGTTCTGAACGTCCTGAAGGAAGATGAGAATATCAAAATAATACAGAGGTCCCTTGGATCCCACAGCCTGGTTCTTCACATAGTCGGACCAAAGGACATGAAGGAGCTTGAAAAGATTATTTCAGAGGTCTCAAAGAAGATACCCGGAATTGACAAGCTCGACATAACGTTTGTTACAGAGACCGTCAAGTTCGAGGTTCTTTGA
- a CDS encoding DUF92 domain-containing protein has product MLERLMIDAAVVAGLGAGSYYFKALDAKGAVAAAVLGLTVIELGGIYPFLALMAFVVMGVIATRYKFREKSRMGAAQSKNGVRGWGNVLGNGLAAVIFLALEYVFRMDVFWAASFAAIATANGDTLASELGKVFGKRPRLITNLKPVRPGTNGAVSWPGELFGLIGAFVISLFALPLTSEKTMMLVAVTMGGIIGINLDSIIGATLEKEGITNNNSTNFLASLLGGFAGAGLFYLLA; this is encoded by the coding sequence ATGCTGGAGAGGCTGATGATCGACGCGGCAGTGGTCGCAGGGCTGGGTGCTGGATCCTATTATTTCAAGGCACTCGATGCAAAAGGGGCCGTTGCGGCCGCCGTCTTGGGCCTGACGGTTATTGAGCTTGGCGGGATATACCCGTTCCTGGCTTTGATGGCGTTTGTTGTAATGGGCGTCATTGCGACAAGGTACAAGTTCAGGGAGAAGTCCCGGATGGGAGCCGCCCAGAGCAAAAACGGGGTTAGGGGCTGGGGAAATGTCCTTGGCAACGGCCTGGCGGCGGTAATCTTTCTGGCACTGGAGTATGTGTTCAGGATGGACGTTTTCTGGGCAGCGAGTTTTGCCGCGATAGCAACCGCCAACGGCGACACCCTCGCGAGCGAGCTCGGGAAGGTATTTGGAAAGAGGCCTAGGCTTATAACCAACCTGAAGCCCGTAAGGCCGGGGACCAACGGCGCCGTTTCATGGCCGGGCGAACTCTTCGGTCTGATCGGGGCGTTTGTAATATCCCTGTTCGCGCTCCCGCTGACCAGCGAAAAAACGATGATGCTAGTTGCGGTTACCATGGGAGGGATCATAGGCATAAACCTCGACAGCATTATCGGTGCCACCCTGGAGAAGGAGGGGATAACCAACAACAACTCCACGAACTTCCTGGCCTCCCTTCTCGGCGGTTTTGCCGGTGCCGGCCTCTTCTACCTCCTCGCGTGA
- a CDS encoding SPOUT family RNA methylase: MKFIAKTQGGMESVAANYIREAIPDAEVWASPMGYSGLVIVETGDEDAEEKILEIPEVERVIPVLVEVPAELEAIVATAEKIAPLISENETFAVKTKRRGKHGFSSLDVNRNLGAKIQELTNADVNLSWPDKVVQVEIIGDMTYISVLPGEEFRKFTPEKIDARKLFHKLTIVQMPYWGDFRACHSFGEKIGRAAQAFEVKELIIAPKEKMDAFELAEFIKGIRVGQESRYQIQREAYPWKVEKVPVSVWDLYQVVRDKRRGKRLLIITDPKGPTLAEVKDKLAKDMFYAKEVVVFVGSREGIPRGLFRFADYVVDLAPYMTFATEHGIPAALVSLWGVYEEYARSREEKE; this comes from the coding sequence ATGAAGTTCATCGCCAAAACTCAGGGGGGTATGGAGAGCGTTGCCGCTAACTACATCAGAGAGGCCATACCTGATGCGGAGGTCTGGGCATCGCCGATGGGCTACTCCGGGCTTGTGATAGTCGAAACCGGGGATGAGGACGCCGAGGAAAAGATACTTGAGATTCCCGAGGTCGAGCGCGTCATCCCCGTTTTGGTTGAGGTTCCTGCGGAACTTGAGGCGATCGTCGCTACTGCCGAAAAAATTGCCCCCCTAATCAGCGAAAACGAGACCTTCGCCGTGAAGACCAAGAGGCGTGGGAAGCACGGCTTTTCAAGCCTCGACGTCAACAGGAACCTCGGGGCGAAGATTCAGGAGCTGACAAACGCTGACGTGAACCTGAGCTGGCCGGACAAGGTCGTCCAGGTCGAGATAATCGGGGATATGACTTACATCTCAGTTCTCCCGGGCGAGGAGTTCAGGAAGTTTACCCCCGAAAAGATAGACGCCAGAAAGCTCTTCCACAAGCTCACTATCGTCCAGATGCCTTACTGGGGTGACTTTAGAGCCTGCCACTCCTTCGGTGAGAAGATAGGCAGGGCTGCCCAGGCTTTCGAGGTGAAAGAGCTCATAATAGCGCCCAAAGAGAAGATGGACGCCTTCGAGCTGGCGGAGTTCATAAAGGGCATTAGGGTTGGCCAGGAGAGCAGGTACCAGATACAGCGCGAGGCATATCCTTGGAAGGTTGAGAAAGTCCCCGTTTCGGTCTGGGATCTTTACCAGGTCGTCCGCGATAAGAGGAGGGGCAAGAGGCTGCTCATAATAACCGACCCCAAGGGGCCGACGCTCGCTGAGGTGAAGGATAAGCTCGCGAAGGACATGTTCTACGCAAAGGAAGTGGTAGTTTTTGTGGGTTCCCGTGAGGGCATCCCGAGGGGCCTCTTCCGCTTCGCGGACTACGTGGTTGACCTTGCGCCGTACATGACGTTTGCAACAGAGCACGGCATTCCTGCTGCCTTGGTGTCGCTCTGGGGGGTCTACGAGGAGTACGCCAGGAGCAGGGAAGAAAAGGAGTAA
- a CDS encoding 30S ribosomal protein S3ae produces the protein MAKGNPRKRAAATKDKWKMKEWYIVYAPDFFGSKEIGLTPADDPEKVIGRVIETTLKDLTGDFTKGQVKLYFQIYDVKGQNAYTKFKGHTLARSYIRSLVRRRTTRVDGIFNITTKDGYKLRVMGMVIAYRRIQTSQERAIRKIIQDIIYKKAEELNYRDFILEAVTGKMAAEIAKEARKIYPIKRAEIRKIKVLAEPEA, from the coding sequence ATGGCAAAGGGTAACCCAAGGAAGAGGGCTGCTGCTACCAAGGATAAGTGGAAGATGAAAGAGTGGTACATCGTTTATGCTCCGGACTTCTTCGGGAGCAAGGAAATAGGCCTCACTCCAGCTGACGACCCGGAGAAGGTCATTGGCAGGGTCATCGAGACGACCCTGAAGGACCTTACCGGCGACTTCACCAAGGGCCAAGTCAAGCTCTACTTCCAGATATACGACGTCAAGGGCCAGAACGCCTACACCAAGTTCAAGGGCCACACCCTCGCGAGGAGCTATATAAGGAGCCTCGTCAGGAGGAGGACCACCCGCGTTGATGGCATATTCAACATCACCACCAAGGACGGCTACAAGCTCCGCGTCATGGGCATGGTCATAGCCTACAGGCGCATCCAGACCAGCCAGGAGAGGGCCATAAGGAAGATCATTCAGGACATCATCTACAAGAAGGCCGAAGAGCTCAACTACAGGGACTTCATCCTTGAGGCGGTCACTGGCAAGATGGCGGCCGAAATAGCCAAGGAAGCCAGGAAGATCTACCCGATCAAGAGGGCCGAGATCAGGAAGATTAAGGTTCTCGCCGAGCCGGAGGCCTGA
- a CDS encoding KEOPS complex subunit Pcc1: MRIEAKVEIVWHYGDPKRAEAIAQALEVDNAGLPQGLKKSLNVLTRWEDGDVITKVKYSGEIETLIKALDDLVFSIKIAEDLTEKV; encoded by the coding sequence GTGAGGATTGAGGCAAAAGTTGAGATAGTCTGGCACTATGGGGATCCAAAAAGGGCTGAGGCAATAGCCCAGGCACTTGAAGTGGATAACGCTGGGCTCCCCCAGGGCTTAAAGAAAAGTTTAAATGTGCTTACCCGATGGGAAGATGGGGACGTCATAACAAAGGTTAAATACTCGGGTGAGATTGAAACACTCATCAAAGCGCTGGATGATTTGGTGTTTTCAATCAAAATCGCCGAAGACCTTACCGAAAAGGTGTGA
- a CDS encoding DHH family phosphoesterase, producing MDRGAFLERAREGAELIKMHIELGHTIRIISHRDADGITAGAVLAKAVIREGGSFQLSIVKQLSEELIKELAAEKHRIYVFSDLGSGSIELIERHLDFATVVVADHHPPERDGFSNDSHVLVNPVPFGANSVRDLSGSGVAYFVTREMNEGNKDLAYIATVGAVGDMQEIDGTFHGMNVDIIEDGKKIGVLEVRKELRLFGRESRPLYQMLAYSTHPELPEITGDERKAIEWLRAKGFDPDMKYWQLREEEKRKLHDALVIHLIKHGAPKEAIDRMIGDVVISPLYPEGDPRHEAREFATLLNATGRLNAGTLGVAICLGDEDAYRRARKMLDDYKREQIEARKFLIQNWSMVEEGEHAYVFYAGKNIRDTLVGIAANIAINTGLADPEKPVVILADSDEDENLVKGSARTTEKALARGYHLGEALRELAEKLGGEGGGHAIAAGIRFPKDRISEFIRLFNEALGKQLEGEGGED from the coding sequence GTGGATAGAGGGGCGTTTTTGGAGCGGGCCAGGGAGGGAGCAGAGCTTATCAAGATGCACATCGAGTTAGGGCACACCATAAGGATCATCTCCCACCGCGACGCCGACGGCATAACGGCAGGGGCGGTTTTAGCAAAGGCGGTCATTCGTGAAGGCGGTTCATTTCAGCTCAGCATCGTTAAGCAGCTCAGCGAGGAGCTCATAAAGGAGCTCGCGGCGGAAAAGCACAGGATATACGTTTTCAGTGACCTAGGAAGCGGCTCAATAGAGCTGATAGAGAGGCACCTTGACTTCGCCACGGTTGTCGTTGCAGACCACCATCCGCCCGAGAGGGACGGTTTCTCAAATGACTCCCACGTCCTAGTTAACCCGGTGCCCTTCGGCGCCAACAGCGTTCGAGATCTCAGCGGTTCTGGCGTCGCCTACTTCGTTACCAGGGAAATGAACGAGGGGAACAAAGACCTGGCTTACATTGCGACCGTCGGTGCGGTCGGCGACATGCAGGAGATAGACGGCACCTTCCACGGGATGAACGTTGACATCATCGAAGATGGCAAAAAGATTGGAGTCCTTGAGGTCAGAAAGGAGCTCCGTCTCTTCGGCAGGGAGAGCAGGCCCCTCTACCAGATGCTCGCGTACTCCACCCACCCAGAGCTTCCCGAGATAACGGGGGACGAGAGAAAGGCCATAGAGTGGCTCCGCGCCAAGGGCTTTGATCCGGACATGAAGTACTGGCAGTTGAGGGAAGAGGAGAAGAGGAAGCTCCACGACGCTCTCGTGATCCACCTCATCAAGCACGGAGCCCCCAAGGAGGCCATAGACCGCATGATTGGCGACGTTGTCATAAGTCCCCTCTACCCGGAGGGGGACCCGAGGCACGAGGCAAGGGAGTTCGCCACCCTGCTGAACGCGACCGGCCGTTTAAACGCCGGAACCCTCGGTGTCGCCATCTGCCTCGGCGACGAAGACGCCTATAGGCGCGCCAGGAAGATGCTCGACGATTACAAGAGGGAGCAGATCGAGGCCAGAAAGTTCCTCATCCAGAACTGGAGCATGGTTGAGGAGGGCGAGCACGCCTACGTGTTCTACGCGGGCAAGAACATCAGGGACACTCTCGTCGGCATAGCCGCTAACATAGCGATAAACACGGGGCTGGCTGACCCGGAGAAGCCTGTAGTCATCTTGGCCGACAGCGACGAGGACGAGAACCTGGTCAAAGGCTCAGCGAGGACGACCGAAAAGGCCCTGGCCAGAGGTTACCACCTTGGCGAGGCCCTGAGGGAATTGGCCGAGAAGCTCGGCGGAGAGGGCGGCGGGCACGCTATTGCAGCGGGCATAAGATTCCCCAAGGATCGGATCAGCGAGTTCATCAGGCTCTTCAATGAGGCACTTGGGAAGCAGCTGGAGGGGGAAGGCGGTGAGGATTGA
- a CDS encoding 30S ribosomal protein S15 codes for MARIHARKRGKSGSKRPPRTAPPTWVEYTAEEVEGLVIKLRKEGYSAAMIGTILRDQYGIPSVKLITGKKITKILEENGLAPEIPEDLMALIRKAVKLRKHLEMHPKDKHSRRGLQLTESKIRRLVKYYRRTGKLPAKWRYDPEQAKLLVR; via the coding sequence ATGGCAAGGATACACGCGAGAAAGAGGGGTAAGTCTGGTTCTAAGAGGCCACCGAGGACCGCTCCGCCGACCTGGGTCGAGTACACGGCGGAGGAGGTCGAGGGGCTCGTTATCAAGCTCAGGAAGGAAGGCTACAGCGCTGCCATGATAGGGACGATACTCAGGGACCAGTACGGAATCCCGAGCGTCAAGCTCATCACCGGCAAGAAGATAACCAAGATCCTTGAGGAGAACGGCCTCGCCCCGGAGATCCCGGAGGATCTCATGGCCCTCATCAGGAAGGCAGTCAAGCTCAGGAAGCACCTAGAGATGCACCCGAAGGACAAGCACTCCAGGAGAGGCCTCCAGCTCACGGAGAGCAAGATCAGGCGCCTCGTCAAGTACTACAGGAGGACCGGCAAGCTTCCGGCCAAGTGGCGCTACGATCCGGAGCAGGCCAAGCTCCTGGTCCGCTGA
- a CDS encoding lamin tail domain-containing protein: protein MRRAQGLIEHLFMLAVAIGVVAFTIYVVIGLLSTNSENPKVVISYVDYNPPGSDVSGEYVLITNEGSADVDMGGWKLMDESNHVYTFPAGFILKAGASVKVHTGEGTDTETDLYWGRKQAVWNNDGDTAYLYDAEGNLVDSCSWSGKEGGAVSCH, encoded by the coding sequence ATGCGGCGGGCCCAAGGTTTAATTGAGCACCTGTTTATGCTTGCCGTTGCAATTGGCGTAGTTGCCTTTACAATATACGTAGTGATAGGACTCTTGTCCACGAATTCTGAAAACCCCAAAGTCGTTATTTCCTACGTGGACTACAACCCCCCCGGCAGCGACGTGAGCGGGGAATACGTCCTTATAACGAACGAGGGATCCGCCGACGTTGACATGGGTGGATGGAAGCTGATGGACGAAAGCAATCATGTTTATACTTTCCCTGCAGGCTTTATTCTAAAGGCGGGGGCGAGTGTCAAGGTTCACACTGGCGAGGGTACGGACACTGAAACCGACCTCTACTGGGGCAGGAAGCAGGCAGTATGGAACAACGACGGGGACACAGCTTACCTGTACGATGCAGAAGGAAACCTTGTGGACAGCTGTAGCTGGAGTGGAAAAGAAGGAGGAGCCGTCAGCTGTCACTGA